A section of the Acanthochromis polyacanthus isolate Apoly-LR-REF ecotype Palm Island chromosome 1, KAUST_Apoly_ChrSc, whole genome shotgun sequence genome encodes:
- the LOC110966448 gene encoding protein lifeguard 4 has product MSSEKYPKSSIEDDFNYGTNVATASVQIRMDFLRKVYTLLSLQIILTTATSALFMFSQSIKDFVHGSPAVVLVSALLSLVLLLALAVYRHQHPVNLYLLLVFTLLEAVSVGTAVTFYEYSTVLQALFLTCAVFTGLTIYTFQSKRDFSKMGAGLFACLWILIIASFMRVSETNLNIYFI; this is encoded by the exons ATGAGCAGTGAAAAATACCCCAAGTCTTCTATTGAAGACGACTTTAACTACGGGACTAATGTTGCTACGGCCAGTGTCCAGATCCGGATGG ACTTCCTCAGGAAGGTGTACACCCTCCTGAGCTTGCAGATCATCTTAACCACAGCCACCTCGGCTCTCTTCATGTTTTCTCAAAGCATCAAAGATTTTGTCCATGGCAG tccTGCTGTGGTTTTGgtttctgctctgctctctctGGTTCTTCTGCTGGCCCTGGCAGTTTACAGGCACCAACATCCAGTCAACCTCtacctgctgcttgttttt ACTTTACTGGAGGCAGTTTCTGTGGGAACAGCGG TGACCTTCTATGAATACTCTACAGTACTTCAAGCATTGTTCCTGACCTGTGCTGTGTTTACTGGACTAACAATCTACACGTTCCAGTCCAAGAGAGACTTCAGCAAAATGGGTGCAGG GCTCTTCGCCTGCCTTTGGATCCTCATCATTGCTAGCTTTATGAGGGTGAGTGAAACTAATTTAAACATCTATTTCATCTGA